The following coding sequences are from one Panicum hallii strain FIL2 chromosome 5, PHallii_v3.1, whole genome shotgun sequence window:
- the LOC112895200 gene encoding probable UDP-N-acetylglucosamine--peptide N-acetylglucosaminyltransferase SPINDLY isoform X2 → MPETHTPPPRPVMLADLNFEPAESDGEDRPPTPRPNRAAAIAVPVAPAPAVAADSSTRSGNEEGGLAKNVTATKDSDTVECEDQHCQGVSAPREEKVSNLKAALVHVARKMPKNAHAHFMLGLMYQRLGQAQKAIASYEKSTEILLQDEEEVRRPDLLSSVRIHHAQCILQASMGDSFDEELETSEVDEILVKLKSSVESDHRQAAVWNILGLVLLRGGQIQSAISVLSSLTAAAPDYLDSLANLGVAYIQSGDLELSAKCFQELLLKDQNHPAALVNYAALLLCKYGSLSAGAGGNVTAGPYLHQKEALAVAKECLLAAVKADPKAASVWVNLANAYYMAGEHRNSKRCLEQAAKLEPNHMPARYAIAVHRIRDAVRSQCSDDQLLWAANEMATVLKEGDPSAVDAPIAWAGLAMAHRAQHEIAAAYDTEHINPNDTEERALYTLKQAIQEDPDDAVQWHQLGLYNICMTRFSRSVNFLKAALARSPDCSYAWSNLGIALQLSDDPSSETVYKRAMVLSPTQQLHAIFSNLGILYRQHRNYEFARKMLLRSLELCPGYAPANNNLGLVFVAEGRWEDARSCFEKALQSDPLLDAAKSNLLKVLALSKKQ, encoded by the exons ATGCCGGAGACCcacacgccgccgccgaggccggTGATGCTCGCCGACCTCAACTTCGAGCCGGCGGAGAGCGACGGCGAGGACCGCCCGCCGACCCCCAGACccaaccgcgccgccgccatagCCGTGCCCGTTGCCCCTGCTCCGGCGGTCGCCGCCGACTCCTCCACGAG GAGTGGCAATGAAGAGGGTGGTTTGGCAAAAAATGTGACTGCAACAAAGGATTCTGATACTGTTGAATGTGAAG ATCAACACTGCCAAGGGGTTTCTGCTCCACGTGAGGAGAAAGTTAGCAACCTGAAAGCT GCTTTGGTTCATGTGGCCCGGAAAATGCCTAAGAATGCGCATGCCCATTTTATGTTGGGGTTGATGTATCAAAGGCTTGGTCAGGCACAGAAG GCAATAGCATCATATGAAAAGTCGACTGAAATATTGTtacaagatgaagaagaagtgCGGAGGCCTGATTTACTCTCGTCAGTGAGGATACACCATGCACAG TGCATTTTGCAAGCAAGCATGGGCGATAGTTTCGATGAAGAGCTTGAAACTAGTGAGGTAGATGAGATCCTTGTTAAGTTGAAGAGTTCAGTTGAGTCAGATCACAGGCAAGCAGCTGTTTGGAATATCCTAGGTTTAGTTCTTCTTCGAGGTGGTCAAATACAG AGTGCTATCTCAGTTCTATCTTCTCTCACGGCTGCCGCTCCAGACTACCTGGATTCCCTTGCGAATCTTGGTGTTGCGTACATTCAAAG TGGGGATCTAGAGCTGTCTGCAAAGTGCTTTCAAGAGCTTCTTCTAAAAGATCAAAACCACCCAGCTGCTCTGGTGAATTATGCAGCTCTTCTTCTCTGTAAATATGGATCTTTGTCTGCAG GGGCTGGGGGTAATGTCACCGCAGGTCCTTACCTGCATCAGAAAGAAGCCTTAGCTGTTGCAAAAGAGTGCTTACTTGCAGCAGTGAAGGCTGATCCTAAAGCTGCATCAGTTTGGGTTAATCTTGCAAATGCATATTATATGGCTGGTGAGCATAGAAATTCTAAGAGGTGCTTGGAGCAG GCAGCAAAATTGGAACCCAATCATATGCCTGCTCGGTATGCTATTGCAGTCCACCGTATCAGAGATGCTGTAAGGTCACAGTGTTCTGATGATCAACTTCTCTGGGCTGCAAATGAAATGGCAACAGTTCTGAAAGAAGGTGACCCTTCAGCAGTTGATGCCCCAATTGCATGGGCTGGGTTGGCAATGGCTCACAGGGCACAGCATGAAATTGCAGCCGCTTACGATACTGAGCACATTAATCCTAACGACACAGAAGAGCGAGCTCTCTATACACTTAAACAG GCAATCCAAGAGGACCCAGATGATGCTGTTCAATGGCATCAACTTGGCTTGTACAATATTTGCATGACCCGGTTTAGCAGATCTGTAAATTTTCTTAAAGCTGCCTTAGCTCGTTCCCCAGATTGCAGTTATGCTTGGTCCAATCTTG GTATTGCATTGCAGCTCTCAGATGATCCATCCTCTGAAACTGTATATAAGCGGGCAATGGTACTATCGCCAACTCAGCAGCTGCATGCAATCTTCTCTAATCTTGGAATTCTTTATCGCCAGCATAGGAACTATGAATTTGCAAGAAAGATGTTATTAAGGTCATTGGAACTGTGTCCTGGATATGCACCAGCCAACAATAACCTGGGGCTTGTATTTGTCGCGGAGGGCCGTTGGGAGGATGCTAGAAGCTGTTTTGAGAAAGCTCTGCAATCTGATCCCCTGCTTGATGCAGCCAAATCAAACCTGTTGAAAGTCCTTGCGTTGTCTAAGAAACAGTAG
- the LOC112895200 gene encoding probable UDP-N-acetylglucosamine--peptide N-acetylglucosaminyltransferase SPINDLY isoform X1, whose amino-acid sequence MPETHTPPPRPVMLADLNFEPAESDGEDRPPTPRPNRAAAIAVPVAPAPAVAADSSTRSGNEEGGLAKNVTATKDSDTVECEDADQHCQGVSAPREEKVSNLKAALVHVARKMPKNAHAHFMLGLMYQRLGQAQKAIASYEKSTEILLQDEEEVRRPDLLSSVRIHHAQCILQASMGDSFDEELETSEVDEILVKLKSSVESDHRQAAVWNILGLVLLRGGQIQSAISVLSSLTAAAPDYLDSLANLGVAYIQSGDLELSAKCFQELLLKDQNHPAALVNYAALLLCKYGSLSAGAGGNVTAGPYLHQKEALAVAKECLLAAVKADPKAASVWVNLANAYYMAGEHRNSKRCLEQAAKLEPNHMPARYAIAVHRIRDAVRSQCSDDQLLWAANEMATVLKEGDPSAVDAPIAWAGLAMAHRAQHEIAAAYDTEHINPNDTEERALYTLKQAIQEDPDDAVQWHQLGLYNICMTRFSRSVNFLKAALARSPDCSYAWSNLGIALQLSDDPSSETVYKRAMVLSPTQQLHAIFSNLGILYRQHRNYEFARKMLLRSLELCPGYAPANNNLGLVFVAEGRWEDARSCFEKALQSDPLLDAAKSNLLKVLALSKKQ is encoded by the exons ATGCCGGAGACCcacacgccgccgccgaggccggTGATGCTCGCCGACCTCAACTTCGAGCCGGCGGAGAGCGACGGCGAGGACCGCCCGCCGACCCCCAGACccaaccgcgccgccgccatagCCGTGCCCGTTGCCCCTGCTCCGGCGGTCGCCGCCGACTCCTCCACGAG GAGTGGCAATGAAGAGGGTGGTTTGGCAAAAAATGTGACTGCAACAAAGGATTCTGATACTGTTGAATGTGAAG ATGCAGATCAACACTGCCAAGGGGTTTCTGCTCCACGTGAGGAGAAAGTTAGCAACCTGAAAGCT GCTTTGGTTCATGTGGCCCGGAAAATGCCTAAGAATGCGCATGCCCATTTTATGTTGGGGTTGATGTATCAAAGGCTTGGTCAGGCACAGAAG GCAATAGCATCATATGAAAAGTCGACTGAAATATTGTtacaagatgaagaagaagtgCGGAGGCCTGATTTACTCTCGTCAGTGAGGATACACCATGCACAG TGCATTTTGCAAGCAAGCATGGGCGATAGTTTCGATGAAGAGCTTGAAACTAGTGAGGTAGATGAGATCCTTGTTAAGTTGAAGAGTTCAGTTGAGTCAGATCACAGGCAAGCAGCTGTTTGGAATATCCTAGGTTTAGTTCTTCTTCGAGGTGGTCAAATACAG AGTGCTATCTCAGTTCTATCTTCTCTCACGGCTGCCGCTCCAGACTACCTGGATTCCCTTGCGAATCTTGGTGTTGCGTACATTCAAAG TGGGGATCTAGAGCTGTCTGCAAAGTGCTTTCAAGAGCTTCTTCTAAAAGATCAAAACCACCCAGCTGCTCTGGTGAATTATGCAGCTCTTCTTCTCTGTAAATATGGATCTTTGTCTGCAG GGGCTGGGGGTAATGTCACCGCAGGTCCTTACCTGCATCAGAAAGAAGCCTTAGCTGTTGCAAAAGAGTGCTTACTTGCAGCAGTGAAGGCTGATCCTAAAGCTGCATCAGTTTGGGTTAATCTTGCAAATGCATATTATATGGCTGGTGAGCATAGAAATTCTAAGAGGTGCTTGGAGCAG GCAGCAAAATTGGAACCCAATCATATGCCTGCTCGGTATGCTATTGCAGTCCACCGTATCAGAGATGCTGTAAGGTCACAGTGTTCTGATGATCAACTTCTCTGGGCTGCAAATGAAATGGCAACAGTTCTGAAAGAAGGTGACCCTTCAGCAGTTGATGCCCCAATTGCATGGGCTGGGTTGGCAATGGCTCACAGGGCACAGCATGAAATTGCAGCCGCTTACGATACTGAGCACATTAATCCTAACGACACAGAAGAGCGAGCTCTCTATACACTTAAACAG GCAATCCAAGAGGACCCAGATGATGCTGTTCAATGGCATCAACTTGGCTTGTACAATATTTGCATGACCCGGTTTAGCAGATCTGTAAATTTTCTTAAAGCTGCCTTAGCTCGTTCCCCAGATTGCAGTTATGCTTGGTCCAATCTTG GTATTGCATTGCAGCTCTCAGATGATCCATCCTCTGAAACTGTATATAAGCGGGCAATGGTACTATCGCCAACTCAGCAGCTGCATGCAATCTTCTCTAATCTTGGAATTCTTTATCGCCAGCATAGGAACTATGAATTTGCAAGAAAGATGTTATTAAGGTCATTGGAACTGTGTCCTGGATATGCACCAGCCAACAATAACCTGGGGCTTGTATTTGTCGCGGAGGGCCGTTGGGAGGATGCTAGAAGCTGTTTTGAGAAAGCTCTGCAATCTGATCCCCTGCTTGATGCAGCCAAATCAAACCTGTTGAAAGTCCTTGCGTTGTCTAAGAAACAGTAG